In Thermotomaculum hydrothermale, a single genomic region encodes these proteins:
- a CDS encoding 50S ribosomal protein L25, with translation MQQDYIEVQPREKLGKNANRRLRKQGFIPGIVYGGDRGPVPIAIKERNVWEMLHAETGENTVRLLKLAGTDKQRHVMVKDYQIDPITRKLVHADFMRVDVDQVVEVSVPVEIKGTAYGVKNEGGMLDLIKREVELKAKVLEIPKVIEIDVSDLHLNDAIRVKDLDVPNVEFVDNPDTVIVKVEPIKAHETETPEEEEEEMEPEVISKGKKEEE, from the coding sequence ATGCAACAGGATTACATTGAAGTTCAACCAAGGGAGAAATTAGGCAAAAACGCAAACAGAAGATTGAGAAAACAGGGTTTTATTCCTGGAATTGTTTACGGGGGAGATAGAGGTCCTGTGCCCATCGCAATTAAAGAAAGAAATGTGTGGGAAATGCTTCATGCAGAAACAGGAGAAAATACTGTAAGGCTTTTGAAACTTGCAGGTACAGACAAACAAAGGCATGTAATGGTTAAAGATTATCAGATTGACCCTATTACAAGAAAATTAGTTCATGCAGATTTTATGAGAGTTGATGTTGACCAGGTTGTTGAGGTAAGTGTTCCTGTTGAAATAAAAGGCACTGCTTATGGAGTTAAGAATGAAGGCGGAATGCTTGATCTTATTAAACGTGAAGTAGAGTTGAAGGCGAAGGTTCTTGAAATTCCAAAGGTTATTGAGATAGATGTTTCAGATCTTCACTTAAACGATGCTATAAGGGTTAAAGACCTCGATGTTCCCAATGTTGAATTTGTAGATAACCCTGACACTGTTATTGTGAAGGTTGAACCAATTAAAGCACATGAAACAGAAACACCTGAAGAAGAAGAAGAGGAAATGGAACCTGAGGTAATTTCAAAGGGTAAGAAAGAGGAAGAATAA
- a CDS encoding ribose-phosphate pyrophosphokinase, with translation MRHAPLKVFAGNSNPSLAEKIAEYLKEEVGVGLGDIELTRFSDGEISCHIRENVRGTDVFVIQSTCNPANDNLMELLIMLDTLKRASAVRITAVIPYFGYARQDRKHKPRVPISAKLVADLLEKAGANRVISMDLHANQIQGFFDIPVDHLYASAVFIPYLRNMEFKNLCIVSPDAGGAERARAYSKRLDASLVLVDKRREKANEAEVMNVVGEVDGRDLIIVDDIIDTAGTLVKTAKALKERGALRIFAVASHGVLSGVAMERIEESCIEKIFITDSIPFDKKLDKKNKVEILSVAKLIGEAIKRAHEETSISSLFID, from the coding sequence ATGAGGCACGCTCCGCTAAAAGTATTTGCTGGCAATTCCAATCCATCTCTTGCTGAAAAGATAGCAGAATATTTAAAAGAAGAGGTTGGTGTTGGTTTAGGTGATATTGAACTTACCAGATTTTCAGATGGGGAAATTTCATGTCATATTAGAGAAAATGTCAGGGGTACTGATGTTTTTGTAATTCAATCAACCTGTAACCCTGCAAACGACAATTTGATGGAACTGTTAATTATGCTTGATACCCTTAAAAGGGCAAGCGCTGTTAGAATTACAGCAGTTATCCCCTATTTCGGTTATGCAAGGCAGGATAGAAAGCATAAACCAAGGGTTCCAATTAGTGCCAAATTAGTAGCTGATTTGCTTGAGAAAGCTGGTGCCAACAGGGTTATTTCTATGGATTTGCACGCAAATCAAATTCAGGGATTTTTTGATATTCCAGTTGACCATTTATATGCTTCAGCAGTTTTTATCCCATATTTAAGGAATATGGAATTTAAAAATTTATGTATAGTATCTCCTGATGCAGGTGGGGCTGAAAGAGCAAGGGCATACTCTAAAAGACTTGATGCAAGCCTTGTATTAGTAGATAAGAGAAGGGAAAAGGCAAACGAAGCAGAGGTTATGAATGTTGTTGGAGAAGTTGATGGGAGAGACCTCATAATTGTTGATGATATTATTGATACTGCAGGTACTCTTGTTAAAACTGCAAAAGCGTTAAAGGAGAGAGGTGCATTAAGGATTTTTGCAGTAGCTTCTCACGGTGTATTGTCAGGTGTTGCAATGGAAAGAATTGAAGAATCCTGTATTGAAAAGATATTTATTACAGATTCTATTCCCTTTGACAAAAAACTTGATAAAAAGAATAAAGTTGAGATTCTCTCTGTTGCCAAGCTCATTGGCGAAGCTATAAAGAGAGCTCACGAAGAAACATCTATAAGTTCGTTATTTATCGATTAA